The stretch of DNA GAAACATGAGTTATGTAAAGGAGCCCTCACCCATGAGAAGACACCCTCAAATTATCAAGACCGTATTAATCCTGCTGTTCACGCTCTTTCTAAACAGTGTTGGCTGGACAGCTTCAGTTGATGCCGGCACCAGCACTGTAGAAGAAACCATACATATCAAGCAGAGCAGCAAACCCGCTAGTAAGGATGAGACGTCCAGCCCCTCCTCCCTATCGCTCGGAGAACTCCGGCGCAAATACAAACAGACCTTCAAGTTTAAAGGCCCCCATGTCAAACAAGTGGCTTTAACCTTTGACGATGTTCCGGACCCGCGCTTTACTCCACAGGTACTTCAGGTACTCCGCAGCAAGGGAGTCAAGGCAACGTTCTTTATCGTGGGCAACAGAGCCGTTAAGCATCCTGATCTGGTTAGGCAAATCAATAATGAAGGACATGCGCTCGGCAACCACTCCTATTCCCATCCGGTGCTTAAAAAGATGAAGCTGGAGCAATTTATGCAGGAAATCTTAAAGACGGAAGATATCATTTACCGCCTGACGGGTAAACGTCCAAAAATAATTCGGCCCCCCTATGGGGAAGTGAATGAAGAGGAAGTTAAATGGGCCAAAGATCATCATTACATGATTGTGAATTGGAATGTAGACTCATTGGACTGGAAAGGGCTAGACCAAGAGAAAGTTAAGAAGAATGTATTAAGCGAGGTTGGTCCTGGAGCGATCGTGCTCCAGCATGCCGGCGGAGGAACCGGGTCAGATCTAACCGGGACGATCAAGGCGCTGCCCCAGATTATTGATCAATTGCGCTCAGAAGGCTACACCTTTGTAACCGTGCCTGAACTGCTGGGGATCCCTTCTCTGCGGGTTGATACAGGAGTAGACGGCCCCTAATTACCTTCTTGCCTAACATGAAGGTTGTCCCAAGATAAACTTTGGAACTAAGGAGCATCTTACGAACATCTCGGGCTATGGTACACTGCGGCTTTAGAAGACATTCCCCACACCTTGCGCTTTAGAATATTCACATAAATTGCTGTAGCTGTACCATTACACTTGAAAATGAAAAGAGGGTCGTCCCTCGATCATCTATGATGACTTCTGAGACACCCTCCATCATTTAAACCTTAAACACGGATACCGTTTGATTCATTTGCTCTGCCCTCTTGGCAAGCATGTTGGCCCCGGCGGAAACTTCCTCCATGGAAGCAGTAGTCTGCTCGACAACGGCGGCTACTGTTTGCGTTGCATCCGCAGCACGTTCGGAGATTTCGGCAATTTTCTTCATAGATTCCACCATAGTAACGGTTCCTCCGCTTACGGCTTTTGCCTCCATAGCAGCATTGTCCACCTCACCGCTCACCTCTTCTACAGCATCGACAATCTCGGAAAATACGGTACCCACCTCTTCAACAAGCACCATGCCTTCATTCAGAGAATGAACCCCTTCATTCATCGAGATCACAACTTCGTTTGTTCTCAACGTAATTTCGTTGACCAACGAAGATATTTTGCCCGTCGCTTCGCCTGCCTGCGTCGCCAGGTTGCGTACTTCACTGGCAACGACGGCAAATCCTTTTCCGTGCTCCCCT from Paenibacillus sp. CAA11 encodes:
- a CDS encoding polysaccharide deacetylase family protein, translating into MRRHPQIIKTVLILLFTLFLNSVGWTASVDAGTSTVEETIHIKQSSKPASKDETSSPSSLSLGELRRKYKQTFKFKGPHVKQVALTFDDVPDPRFTPQVLQVLRSKGVKATFFIVGNRAVKHPDLVRQINNEGHALGNHSYSHPVLKKMKLEQFMQEILKTEDIIYRLTGKRPKIIRPPYGEVNEEEVKWAKDHHYMIVNWNVDSLDWKGLDQEKVKKNVLSEVGPGAIVLQHAGGGTGSDLTGTIKALPQIIDQLRSEGYTFVTVPELLGIPSLRVDTGVDGP